The genomic stretch CTGGCCTTCAAACTGCGGTTCGGGCACTTTCACACTGACCACAGCGGTAAGTCCTTCACGGGTATCTTCGCCTGATAGCGCGAATTTTTCATTTTTAAACACATTGTTTTTGGTTCCATAAGTGTTTAATGTCCGCGTAAGTGCTGTTCTGAATCCGGTTTCGTGTGTTCCACCTTCAAGTGTGTGGATATTGTTGACGTAGCTCAAAATATTTTGCTGGTAGGAATCGTTGTACTGAAATGCCACTTCGGTAACCACGCCGTCGCGTTCACCTTCAAAATACACGGGATCGTGGAGTGCTGAACGCCCCTCATCCATATATTCCACAAAGGCTTGTAGCCCACCATCATAGTGAAAAATTTCTTCATAATCGTCGCGGTGATCTTTTAACGCGATGGTGAGTCCCCGGTTCAAAAATGCCAGTTCGCGCAAGCGATGCGCCACAATTTCCTGGTTGTATTCAACGGTTTCAAAAATTTCATCATCTGGCTTAAATGTGGTCCTGGTTCCGGTCGTCGATCCCGGACCAATGTCCTCTACCTCTGTAACGGGTACCCCGCGTTCGTATCGCTGTGAATACACCCGCCCCTCGGGGTCGATGAGTTTGGAACACACTTCAACTTCACACCATTTTGATAGGCCATTTACGACCGAGACGCCCACGCCGTGAAGGCCTCCTGAAACCGCGTAATTTTTTTTGTCAAATTTGCCCCCTGCATGCAGCACGGTCATGACGACTTCCAGGGCAGAGCGCTGTTCTTCTGGATGTTGATCCACGGGAATACCACGGCCATTGTCCGTTACTGTAACAGTCCCTTCTTCATTGAGAAAAACTTCAATGCGATCGCAATGCCCCCCCATGGCCTCGTCAATGCTGTTGTCAACCACTTCCCATATCAGATGGTGCAGCCCATTAACGCCCGTGTCACCAATGTACATTGCCGGACGTTTTTGCACTGCTTCAAGACCTTTGAGAACTTGAATATCATCAGCAGTATATCCATTTTCAACTGCATCTGCCATATATGACTCCTGTGTGAGCGAATAGACGAATAGACGAATAAACGAATCAGCGGAATGCTGTATAACTGGCCGTCTCTCAGGCCAGTTCATCAACGAATAGACGGATCAACTTTTAACCGAATTGTTTTTACCACATCACCGCCAACCTCGCGGTTCAAATTTTGACGTATAGTTTCGCGTTGATAGCGCAACCATTCACTCTGTGTGGGGTGTTGTGCTGAAACAGTTAATTCTCCTTGCTCCCCCCGAAAGCCTTCGACCTGGGTTACAGCCGCAATATCTTCACCCACAATTTTTTCCCACAATGACAATACGCGCTGTTCTCTCAATTTTTCCGCAAGTCCCAGGCTATCTACCAACTGGCGAATGGCATCACCTGCGGAAACCGGGTCAGATGTTGGACCACTCCGGTACCTGTAAATACCGCTTTTGCGTCTGTCTGTCTCGGCATCCATTTTATTCACAATTTCAACAGCCGAAATCCGTGTTCTTTAAAATCCAAATCCGGATCGCGCGCTGAGGTTACGACCACTTGCCCAAAATCGGGAATGAGGTTCAATACGGCGTTTGCCCGTTTGGGATCGAGTTCTGAAAACACATCGTCCATCAGCAAGACAGGGCGCCACCCGGTCTGTTGTTCTAAAAATGTCGCTTCGGCCAATTTCCATGAGAGCAGAACGGTTTTTAGCTGGCCTTTGGACGCGAATTGATGGACTGCTTTGTCATCAAGTGTAAAAATCAGATTGTCGCGGTGTGGTCCCGTAAGTGTATATCGCAGTTCAACTTCCTGCGGCAACCGGGTCGTCAGTGCTTCGAAGAGTATTTCCCTGCCCTGATCGCGCGTTTCCAGGGATATGGGACTGCGGTAATTCGCTTTCATTTTTTCTGATGTGGGCGCAATGGCACAATAGTATTCAGATAGCAGATGTTGTATATCATTCAGTGCTTCGAGACGGTGAGATATTATGCGAGC from Gemmatimonadota bacterium encodes the following:
- the gyrB gene encoding DNA topoisomerase (ATP-hydrolyzing) subunit B, with translation MADAVENGYTADDIQVLKGLEAVQKRPAMYIGDTGVNGLHHLIWEVVDNSIDEAMGGHCDRIEVFLNEEGTVTVTDNGRGIPVDQHPEEQRSALEVVMTVLHAGGKFDKKNYAVSGGLHGVGVSVVNGLSKWCEVEVCSKLIDPEGRVYSQRYERGVPVTEVEDIGPGSTTGTRTTFKPDDEIFETVEYNQEIVAHRLRELAFLNRGLTIALKDHRDDYEEIFHYDGGLQAFVEYMDEGRSALHDPVYFEGERDGVVTEVAFQYNDSYQQNILSYVNNIHTLEGGTHETGFRTALTRTLNTYGTKNNVFKNEKFALSGEDTREGLTAVVSVKVPEPQFEGQTKRKLGNSEVRGIVESLVGEKLGECFEENPNMVKRILQKAVDAARAREAARKARELVRRKGVLEGGGLPGKLLDCSSKDKEETEIFLVEGDSAGGSAAQGRNRAFQAILPMWGKLLNVEKTRLDRVLGNDKLQPVILGLGAGVGEDFDVEKLRYGKIIIMADADVDGSHIRSLLLTFFFRYMRPMILDGCVYIAQPPLYLVKKGRTERYAYDDAERDRILEELGEEGRGVTVQRYKGLGEMNPEQLWETTMNPETRTVLLVTEEDTMEAEHAFSMFMGDDVAPRRKYVEEHALEAELDVSGP
- a CDS encoding DUF721 domain-containing protein, encoding MDAETDRRKSGIYRYRSGPTSDPVSAGDAIRQLVDSLGLAEKLREQRVLSLWEKIVGEDIAAVTQVEGFRGEQGELTVSAQHPTQSEWLRYQRETIRQNLNREVGGDVVKTIRLKVDPSIR